A single genomic interval of Nitrospiria bacterium harbors:
- a CDS encoding Ppx/GppA phosphatase family protein, translated as MLIGGIDIGSNTLRLMVGRVEAQKVEAIRFERKITRLGEGVAQTGRLSEDGMNRSIQALKEFCGVLRDFSVKEVAVVGTSALRSSNNQEFFLKKVDQETGLKIEVISGEEEAKRTFDGIVFGSEGIEGEFCVLDIGGGSTEIIIGRKKEIENLKSLYLGVVSLTERYLKSDPIQQKEVQELREEIIELLKEIPFLYQRESQFDLIGTAGTLTTLGAICQGLGQFDRRKIHNQLISKVFVENVLTDLVSKTLTQRRNIPGLEPGREDVIVPGVLILLCVMDLLGVSKVKISDYGLLEGIILHRAEQLGLVES; from the coding sequence GTGCTCATTGGGGGAATTGATATCGGATCGAATACCCTCAGATTAATGGTGGGGAGAGTGGAAGCTCAAAAGGTGGAAGCGATCCGTTTTGAAAGAAAGATTACCCGGTTGGGAGAAGGTGTGGCTCAAACCGGGCGATTATCAGAGGATGGAATGAATCGGTCCATTCAAGCGCTGAAAGAATTTTGTGGGGTTCTCCGCGATTTTTCCGTAAAGGAGGTGGCGGTGGTTGGAACCAGTGCGTTGCGATCCTCCAACAATCAAGAATTTTTTCTCAAAAAGGTAGATCAAGAAACCGGATTAAAAATTGAGGTCATTTCCGGGGAGGAAGAGGCGAAGAGAACTTTTGATGGTATAGTGTTTGGGTCGGAAGGAATTGAAGGGGAATTTTGTGTTTTGGACATAGGAGGAGGAAGTACTGAAATTATCATTGGACGCAAAAAAGAAATAGAAAACCTCAAATCACTTTATCTGGGAGTAGTCTCTTTGACCGAGAGATATTTAAAATCTGACCCGATTCAACAAAAGGAGGTCCAAGAACTCAGAGAAGAGATCATTGAATTACTCAAGGAAATTCCCTTTTTATATCAAAGGGAATCTCAATTTGATTTAATTGGAACTGCAGGGACCCTGACCACTCTGGGGGCCATTTGCCAGGGGTTGGGCCAGTTTGATCGAAGGAAGATCCACAACCAACTCATTTCAAAAGTGTTTGTTGAAAATGTATTAACCGACTTGGTCTCTAAAACCTTGACACAGCGCCGAAATATTCCCGGTCTTGAGCCCGGCCGTGAAGACGTGATTGTTCCAGGGGTTTTAATATTACTCTGTGTCATGGATTTACTTGGGGTTTCAAAGGTCAAAATTAGCGATTACGGTTTGCTTGAGGGAATCATCCTCCACCGTGCGGAACAATTGGGACTTGTGGAATCTTGA
- the recG gene encoding ATP-dependent DNA helicase RecG, which yields MKGVIQTLDSPVQYIKGIGPHKAQQFEKLGIKTIEDLIYYLPWRYEDRSQLNQLKDLRPGLEQTVLGWVKYSGTRVTPRKRFSLFELIIEDSTGFLKAIWFNQPFLKEIFKKDKRVVLSGPVTFDRYDRGRLLMENPRYEFLEEDTEELIHTGRIVPIYHETFKLTSRQIRVLIRCALHSYGDQINEILPVSLREKNQLVPLLKAIELVHFPEKGMDIEALNHGKSNAHQRLIFDELFLLELGLAIRRKVHRKGLKEKPLQTSGALVQKLIQALPFTLTQAQQRVIHEIHKDMSSIYPMNRLIQGDVGCGKTIVAIVALMMAVENGSQGVLMAPTEILAEQHFLTLRTHFDHVGIKIEFLTSRVKKKERGEILKSIRSGKAQVVIGTHSLIQEDVSFSKLSLAIIDEQHKFGVMQRALLRRKGYHPDILIMTATPIPRTLALSVYGDLDISIIDQLPPGRSPIQTKIVYESQRSRVYQTIHHELEKGRQAYVVVPLIEESEKIDLKAAVSMAKTLQEDVFPQRVVGLLHGRMPPEERGAVMKSFKERKINLLVTTTVIEVGIDVSNASVMLIDHAERFGLSQLHQLRGRIGRGPHPSICLLLAHYPLSEDAKMRLSAMAKFQDGFSIAEEDLSIRGPGDFLGTRQSGIPELRLASIIRDVKILEKTREEAFHLLEKDPDLSFPYHQGLRKQLEKRWQDKLELMNMG from the coding sequence GTGAAAGGAGTGATTCAAACCCTCGATTCCCCGGTTCAATATATAAAGGGCATTGGCCCTCATAAGGCCCAACAATTTGAGAAACTGGGCATTAAAACCATTGAAGATCTAATTTATTATCTGCCTTGGCGGTATGAGGATCGGTCTCAACTTAACCAATTGAAAGACCTGAGGCCGGGATTAGAGCAGACCGTGTTGGGGTGGGTAAAATATTCAGGAACAAGAGTTACCCCTCGAAAGCGTTTCTCCCTGTTTGAACTGATCATTGAGGATTCCACGGGGTTTTTAAAAGCCATTTGGTTTAACCAACCTTTTCTAAAAGAAATTTTCAAAAAAGACAAGAGGGTGGTTTTAAGCGGTCCCGTTACTTTTGACCGTTATGACCGGGGGCGGCTTTTAATGGAAAATCCTCGATATGAGTTTCTGGAAGAAGATACCGAGGAACTCATTCACACGGGCAGGATTGTTCCAATCTACCATGAAACCTTCAAACTGACCTCTCGCCAAATCCGTGTATTAATTCGTTGCGCCCTTCATTCTTATGGGGATCAAATCAATGAAATATTACCTGTGTCTCTTCGGGAAAAAAATCAACTGGTTCCCCTATTAAAAGCAATCGAGCTGGTTCACTTTCCGGAAAAAGGAATGGATATAGAAGCGCTCAATCATGGGAAGAGTAATGCCCACCAAAGGCTTATTTTTGATGAGTTGTTTTTATTAGAGTTGGGTTTGGCCATACGGAGGAAAGTCCACAGGAAAGGATTAAAAGAAAAACCGCTTCAAACTTCTGGCGCTTTGGTTCAAAAGTTAATTCAGGCCCTCCCCTTTACCCTCACACAGGCCCAGCAACGGGTTATCCATGAAATTCATAAGGACATGTCCAGTATTTATCCTATGAATCGTCTCATCCAAGGAGATGTGGGGTGCGGTAAAACCATTGTAGCCATTGTTGCCTTAATGATGGCAGTAGAAAATGGGTCACAAGGGGTTTTAATGGCACCTACCGAAATTTTAGCGGAACAACATTTTTTAACTCTGAGGACTCATTTTGATCATGTGGGAATTAAAATTGAATTTTTAACCAGTCGGGTCAAGAAAAAGGAACGTGGGGAAATATTAAAATCGATCCGATCAGGAAAAGCCCAGGTGGTGATAGGAACCCATTCCCTGATTCAGGAAGATGTCTCCTTCTCAAAATTAAGTTTGGCAATAATTGATGAACAACATAAATTTGGGGTTATGCAAAGGGCACTTCTTAGGAGAAAAGGCTACCATCCGGATATTTTAATAATGACGGCCACCCCGATTCCCCGGACCCTGGCCCTAAGTGTTTATGGGGATTTGGATATCTCCATTATTGACCAACTCCCTCCCGGTCGAAGTCCCATCCAAACCAAGATTGTCTATGAATCACAAAGGTCCCGTGTCTACCAAACCATCCATCATGAGTTGGAAAAGGGAAGACAAGCCTATGTTGTTGTTCCGCTCATTGAAGAATCCGAAAAAATAGACCTAAAAGCAGCGGTAAGCATGGCAAAGACGTTACAAGAAGATGTTTTTCCCCAGAGGGTGGTGGGACTCCTGCATGGCAGAATGCCACCGGAGGAGCGGGGGGCGGTGATGAAAAGTTTTAAAGAGAGGAAGATTAACCTTTTGGTTACCACAACCGTCATTGAGGTTGGAATCGATGTTTCCAATGCATCGGTGATGCTGATTGATCATGCCGAACGATTTGGCCTTTCCCAATTGCATCAATTACGGGGGCGTATTGGCCGGGGACCCCATCCGTCCATTTGTCTTTTGTTGGCGCATTATCCTTTATCCGAGGATGCAAAAATGAGGCTATCCGCAATGGCCAAGTTCCAGGATGGGTTTTCAATTGCGGAAGAAGATCTTTCCATCCGGGGTCCGGGCGATTTTCTTGGAACCCGCCAATCTGGCATTCCCGAACTAAGGTTGGCTTCCATCATTCGGGATGTCAAAATTTTGGAAAAAACCCGAGAGGAGGCTTTTCATTTATTGGAGAAGGATCCGGACTTAAGTTTTCCTTATCATCAGGGTCTCCGTAAACAACTAGAAAAAAGGTGGCAAGACAAGTTGGAATTAATGAATATGGGATAA
- the rpmB gene encoding 50S ribosomal protein L28, whose product MAKICEICGKNRSIGNNVSHANNKTKRAFYPNLRKVKVLVKNATQHLKICTRCIRSGKVKKAV is encoded by the coding sequence ATGGCAAAAATATGTGAGATTTGCGGGAAAAACAGGTCCATAGGAAATAATGTGAGTCACGCCAATAACAAAACAAAGCGGGCTTTCTACCCCAATTTACGGAAAGTCAAAGTGTTGGTTAAAAACGCCACACAACACCTTAAGATATGTACCCGGTGTATCCGTTCGGGAAAAGTGAAAAAAGCCGTTTAA
- a CDS encoding diguanylate cyclase produces the protein MGLGTLYAYGVANKANMEDQLDLSQKQLDYISFEILETFKNAKNNILISAENFVFERYFTDPINKDRWVSETGQALLYFASLNPETIGDVCLVDKKGSKICRNLQNQTTPTQDLSSNKIFKPFSKPGFDLKKGEVYQGTPYFSDEIQEWVVPTVTPIILSNGEKVGITYFEIKINYFKDLLNRGIRPQTMAFISDSKGRILSQTQHNQTQDFFLKGEKIAFDNYFQNVLQEMTLGGDGIRKTEINGKEYHIIFQPVPLPSYNQNQWSVGFIFPTTSVDFSSGGVKYIFFFLTTTFGVMGIAFLFGRRITHPIQTLTQATRAITSGNLNQQVEVKGSDEVGILGQAFKTMTESLSQAGEQERRRVRQLAILNEIGVALSSENSQLEDLISIILETSQKLIKSKNGGIILINPTTKRTEKMLFSSEFLGNIDPETATRHPLLSRLLLEGTSVRITKNEARFYESPLSTKFPVSLLGVPCIHKGKTLGAIIIADREEEGPYRQEEEDLLLSLAFQVSMVIERNRLFEKAKHLSVTDSLTGLFNHRQFHYLLEKEIERSERYKHQVSIIFMDIDFFKGINDIYGHQAGDSFLKILGIIIKEMIRAVDIPARYGGEEFGIILPETSGKGAFQLAESIRERINEYEFLTPNNQMVKISVSIGVATYPENASQKDTLLGAADRALYSAKALGRNNVQRYQEALEYEVNKHIDHLKNVFENPTLKTIGNLAALVDQKSIHYSHHSKEVTKYALLMAEALNLNSEMRECLRIASLLHDLGLVGVPDYILNKPGPLDPEEKAIIHKHPKAIQALFTPNPQLMEAIPIIVAHHERFNGTGYPSGLKGPEIPLLSRILSIAEAYQAMTSFRPYRRSMTHDEAIQEIKRHKGTQFDPEIVDTFISVISKEKSNIKDKHLQSGAELNRDIKK, from the coding sequence ATGGGGTTAGGAACACTATATGCCTACGGTGTTGCAAATAAAGCAAATATGGAAGACCAATTGGACCTTTCCCAAAAACAGCTTGACTACATCAGTTTCGAAATCCTTGAAACGTTTAAAAATGCTAAAAATAATATTTTAATCTCTGCTGAGAATTTCGTTTTTGAACGCTATTTTACGGACCCAATCAACAAAGACCGTTGGGTTTCAGAAACCGGACAGGCCCTTCTTTATTTTGCCTCACTTAATCCGGAAACCATCGGAGATGTTTGTTTGGTTGATAAAAAAGGAAGTAAAATTTGCCGGAATCTTCAAAATCAAACAACCCCTACCCAGGATCTTTCATCGAATAAAATTTTTAAACCGTTTTCCAAACCAGGATTTGATTTAAAAAAAGGGGAGGTATATCAGGGAACCCCTTACTTTTCTGATGAAATTCAAGAATGGGTGGTTCCAACAGTGACTCCAATTATTTTATCCAACGGAGAAAAAGTCGGCATTACCTATTTTGAAATCAAAATTAATTACTTTAAGGACTTATTAAACCGGGGAATCCGACCCCAAACCATGGCCTTTATTTCAGATTCCAAAGGAAGAATCCTCTCCCAAACACAACACAATCAAACCCAGGATTTTTTTTTAAAGGGAGAAAAAATAGCCTTTGATAATTACTTTCAAAATGTTCTTCAGGAAATGACTCTGGGTGGAGATGGAATAAGAAAAACTGAAATTAACGGAAAGGAATACCACATCATTTTTCAGCCAGTCCCTTTGCCAAGCTATAACCAAAACCAATGGTCCGTAGGATTTATCTTTCCCACAACCTCTGTGGATTTCAGTTCAGGGGGAGTCAAATATATTTTCTTTTTCTTAACGACAACCTTTGGGGTTATGGGAATAGCCTTTCTATTCGGAAGGAGAATTACCCACCCTATACAAACCCTCACCCAAGCGACTCGCGCAATTACCTCTGGAAACTTAAATCAACAAGTTGAGGTAAAAGGAAGTGATGAAGTTGGAATCTTGGGACAAGCATTTAAAACCATGACCGAATCGCTTTCACAGGCAGGCGAGCAGGAAAGGAGAAGGGTCCGTCAACTTGCCATTTTAAACGAAATCGGAGTGGCTCTCTCTTCAGAAAACTCACAATTGGAAGACCTCATTTCAATCATTCTGGAAACATCTCAGAAACTCATCAAATCAAAAAATGGTGGAATCATACTAATCAATCCAACTACCAAACGAACTGAAAAAATGCTTTTTTCATCGGAATTCCTTGGAAACATCGATCCTGAAACAGCAACCCGGCATCCACTTCTTTCCCGCCTTTTACTAGAGGGCACTTCGGTTCGAATTACCAAAAATGAAGCCCGGTTTTATGAATCTCCTCTCTCAACAAAATTTCCCGTTTCCCTTTTGGGAGTCCCTTGTATTCATAAAGGGAAAACCTTGGGAGCCATCATCATTGCCGACAGGGAAGAAGAAGGCCCCTACCGACAGGAAGAAGAAGACCTTCTTCTTAGCTTGGCCTTTCAGGTCAGCATGGTTATTGAACGAAATCGGTTATTTGAAAAAGCAAAACACCTTTCGGTGACTGATAGTCTAACGGGCCTTTTCAACCACCGACAATTTCATTACCTTTTAGAAAAGGAAATCGAGCGGAGTGAACGGTACAAACATCAGGTTTCAATTATTTTTATGGATATCGATTTTTTTAAGGGAATTAATGATATTTACGGACACCAGGCAGGGGATTCTTTTTTAAAAATATTGGGGATCATTATCAAGGAAATGATTCGGGCCGTTGATATTCCTGCCCGATATGGGGGTGAAGAATTTGGAATTATTCTTCCGGAAACTTCGGGAAAGGGTGCCTTTCAATTGGCGGAATCCATCCGCGAGAGAATCAACGAATATGAATTTCTTACCCCCAACAATCAAATGGTTAAAATTTCAGTGAGTATTGGTGTGGCCACATATCCGGAAAATGCGTCCCAAAAAGATACCCTCCTCGGTGCTGCCGATCGTGCACTGTATTCAGCAAAGGCTTTGGGACGGAACAATGTTCAGCGGTATCAGGAGGCATTGGAATATGAGGTCAATAAACACATTGATCACCTTAAAAATGTTTTTGAAAACCCCACCCTTAAAACCATTGGAAATTTGGCAGCCCTGGTGGACCAAAAATCCATTCATTATAGCCATCACTCAAAAGAAGTAACCAAATACGCCCTACTTATGGCGGAAGCCCTTAACCTCAATTCTGAAATGCGTGAATGCCTTCGGATCGCGAGCCTCCTTCATGACCTGGGGCTTGTGGGCGTTCCCGATTACATACTTAATAAGCCGGGGCCTTTGGATCCCGAAGAAAAAGCCATTATTCATAAACATCCCAAGGCCATCCAAGCGTTATTTACTCCTAACCCGCAACTGATGGAGGCTATCCCCATTATTGTGGCACATCACGAACGTTTTAATGGGACCGGTTATCCCTCTGGGTTGAAGGGACCAGAAATCCCACTTCTCTCCAGAATTCTCAGTATTGCGGAGGCTTATCAGGCAATGACTTCTTTTCGGCCTTATCGCCGTTCCATGACCCATGATGAAGCCATTCAAGAAATAAAACGCCACAAAGGTACACAATTTGACCCGGAAATCGTAGATACCTTTATTTCGGTTATTTCAAAGGAAAAAAGCAATATTAAGGATAAACACCTTCAAAGTGGAGCGGAATTAAATAGGGACATTAAAAAATAA
- a CDS encoding cytochrome c peroxidase, translating into MLHTKKFKARPLLWSLLGGCLMMILSIGFGGNLFAEISSGDLPNEKDVEKARRVVINVKNIDTFEYLPGEIGPLPAVPIPADNPQTRAKIDLGKMLFFDKRLSGDNSMSCATCHDPEKGYSDGRKRSIGFGGKELGRHSPTVMNIAYNGAQFWDGRAGTMEQQAMGPIEAEVEMNLPREEMVIRLNDVPEYKKRFLGVFGEGPSLENVGRAIAAFERTIVTPNSAFDQYMRGNKQALTKQEKKGLVLFVSKAACTQCHNGVNFSDSQFHVLGVPQVGPVKEDLGRFEVTKNEKDKGAFKTPSLRNVGMSAPYMHDGAFETLDEVVAFYNNGGGVHSNKSPKMMMLNLTKRERRDLLAFLKNGLTGQLPIVMAPDLPKAK; encoded by the coding sequence ATGCTACACACAAAGAAATTTAAGGCACGGCCCCTTTTATGGTCTTTATTAGGGGGATGCCTCATGATGATTCTTTCCATCGGTTTTGGAGGAAACCTCTTTGCAGAGATTTCCTCTGGTGATCTTCCCAATGAAAAAGATGTGGAAAAAGCTCGAAGAGTGGTTATTAATGTCAAAAACATTGATACATTTGAATACCTTCCGGGGGAAATTGGGCCCCTACCCGCAGTTCCCATTCCAGCGGATAATCCCCAAACCCGGGCAAAGATTGATTTGGGGAAAATGCTGTTTTTTGATAAACGCCTTTCAGGGGATAATTCCATGAGCTGTGCCACCTGTCATGACCCTGAAAAAGGCTACTCCGATGGGAGAAAAAGGTCCATCGGTTTTGGGGGAAAAGAATTAGGACGCCATTCTCCCACTGTAATGAACATTGCCTATAATGGCGCCCAATTTTGGGATGGCCGTGCAGGAACCATGGAACAACAGGCCATGGGTCCGATCGAAGCCGAGGTAGAAATGAATCTCCCCAGGGAAGAAATGGTGATTCGTCTCAATGATGTTCCGGAGTACAAAAAGCGCTTTTTGGGGGTTTTTGGGGAAGGGCCTAGCCTTGAAAACGTGGGAAGAGCCATTGCGGCTTTCGAGCGAACCATTGTCACTCCCAATTCGGCTTTTGATCAATATATGCGGGGAAACAAACAAGCCTTGACTAAACAGGAAAAGAAAGGGCTGGTTCTTTTTGTGAGTAAAGCAGCCTGCACCCAATGCCACAATGGAGTGAACTTCTCCGATAGTCAATTCCATGTCCTCGGTGTTCCCCAAGTGGGACCGGTAAAGGAGGATTTGGGCCGTTTCGAGGTCACTAAAAATGAAAAAGACAAAGGTGCTTTCAAAACACCTTCTCTGAGAAATGTTGGAATGTCAGCCCCCTATATGCACGACGGGGCATTTGAAACTTTGGACGAGGTTGTAGCCTTTTACAATAATGGGGGCGGGGTACACTCCAATAAGTCTCCTAAGATGATGATGTTAAACCTGACGAAAAGGGAACGGAGGGACCTGCTGGCTTTCCTTAAAAATGGTCTCACTGGACAGCTTCCGATTGTTATGGCTCCTGATCTTCCGAAGGCCAAGTAA
- a CDS encoding methyl-accepting chemotaxis protein, with amino-acid sequence MANLGDLHRSKFGSLTLQKKILFLMVVVMSGLIITTLLIVNLFTKAELDKTLQKDLKKTQTLFENYQALRTKEISVENKLIGEVPFLKALLSTRDRETILGFAKSFQAQIGSDLFLITDGEGGILASTDQSRSQGNLTGEHSIKIALGGTETHGVFVTRNALYQVTSAPVAVGDSILGTITIGYKIDDSLAEEIKKMTDSEISFIVDGSLVATTLSGDNRKNINDQLKTIKDEIRSVSSQQKPSEHFDVAMGSENYISVLVPLTAEGKMEGAYLIQRNREEVAGFLGTIMNYIFLVSLGILLVGSYVSYLLAKQISDPIISIVRGSKAMADGDLSTIVTVKQRDEIGVLAKAFNEMSGRLRNLISQVRENTLAVTDVSQKLHQTSDGISSEVNKQESAVEETSSSIIQMGASITEVNKNVELLSLSANDTSSSILEMDATINEIANHMDNLSSAIEVTSSSISEMTSSVKEIALSIETLHSATDNTASSLHELNASVQQVEINAQRSNELSENTTSEAQKGKKSITETITGMQEIKSSFMEVQEIVSRLAQKSDSIGKIVKVIDEVAGQTNLLSLNAAIIAAQAGEHGKGFAVVAEEVKSLAERTASSTREIAVLIKDVQDETLNAVNAMVHGSERVQKGVSLSNESGTVLGAIIESSHLSTEMVKEIVKATKEQSRGIQEVDKAMVQIKEMVQQINRATHEQESASVEITKAVENMRVLGHEVKRSTQEQSKGSKLITTAVEKVTEMINHILEATQEQSQGSERINHALEIFKETAEENVHRVAEMNNFVGTLTSRSQQLEQEIKKFKL; translated from the coding sequence ATGGCAAACTTGGGGGACCTTCACAGATCAAAGTTCGGAAGCCTTACACTTCAGAAAAAAATTCTTTTCCTGATGGTCGTGGTAATGAGCGGACTCATTATCACGACCCTGTTGATCGTTAATTTATTTACAAAAGCCGAACTTGATAAAACACTACAAAAGGATCTAAAAAAGACTCAGACCCTTTTTGAGAATTATCAAGCGCTTCGAACCAAAGAAATATCCGTGGAGAATAAATTAATCGGCGAAGTCCCTTTTCTAAAAGCGCTTTTATCCACACGGGATAGGGAAACCATATTGGGTTTTGCCAAAAGCTTTCAAGCTCAAATTGGAAGTGACCTTTTCTTAATTACCGATGGGGAAGGAGGCATCCTGGCCAGTACGGATCAGAGCCGCTCCCAAGGCAATTTAACAGGAGAACACTCCATCAAAATAGCTTTAGGGGGGACTGAAACCCATGGGGTTTTTGTTACCCGAAATGCCCTGTATCAGGTGACCTCCGCTCCCGTTGCCGTCGGGGATTCCATCCTCGGTACCATTACCATTGGGTACAAAATTGATGATTCCCTGGCAGAAGAAATTAAAAAAATGACCGACAGTGAAATTAGTTTTATTGTCGATGGCTCCCTCGTTGCTACCACCTTAAGCGGAGATAACAGAAAAAATATCAATGACCAATTAAAAACAATCAAGGATGAAATCCGGTCTGTTTCGAGCCAACAGAAACCAAGTGAGCATTTTGATGTGGCTATGGGATCGGAAAATTATATTTCAGTTTTGGTTCCATTAACTGCTGAAGGGAAAATGGAAGGGGCTTACCTGATCCAAAGAAACCGCGAAGAAGTTGCGGGTTTTTTGGGCACGATCATGAATTATATCTTTTTAGTCAGCTTAGGGATATTGCTGGTAGGTTCTTACGTTAGCTATTTGCTAGCCAAACAAATTTCAGACCCCATTATCTCCATCGTAAGAGGATCCAAAGCAATGGCCGATGGAGACCTTTCTACTATCGTAACCGTCAAACAAAGGGACGAAATTGGGGTTCTTGCAAAAGCTTTTAATGAAATGTCAGGAAGGCTCCGAAATTTAATATCACAGGTCCGGGAAAACACTTTGGCCGTAACGGACGTTTCGCAGAAACTCCATCAAACCAGCGATGGAATATCCTCAGAGGTAAACAAACAGGAAAGTGCGGTTGAAGAAACCTCTTCTTCGATCATACAAATGGGGGCTTCGATTACGGAAGTTAATAAAAACGTTGAATTATTGTCTTTGTCGGCAAACGATACCTCTAGCTCCATTCTGGAAATGGATGCAACCATTAACGAGATTGCAAATCATATGGATAACCTCTCCAGCGCCATCGAGGTGACCTCCTCCTCCATTTCTGAAATGACTTCAAGCGTCAAAGAAATTGCTCTAAGTATTGAGACCCTACATAGCGCAACCGATAATACAGCATCTTCCCTTCACGAACTCAACGCATCGGTACAACAGGTGGAGATAAACGCCCAACGGAGTAATGAGTTATCTGAAAATACAACTTCCGAGGCTCAAAAAGGAAAAAAATCTATTACTGAAACCATTACCGGAATGCAGGAAATAAAATCCAGTTTTATGGAAGTTCAGGAAATTGTTTCTCGGTTAGCCCAAAAATCAGATTCCATCGGAAAAATCGTCAAAGTGATCGACGAAGTGGCTGGGCAAACCAACCTCCTCTCCCTCAACGCCGCCATCATAGCGGCTCAAGCCGGAGAACATGGAAAAGGATTCGCGGTAGTAGCGGAGGAGGTCAAAAGCTTGGCAGAGCGAACAGCTTCCTCTACACGGGAAATTGCAGTTTTAATCAAGGATGTCCAGGATGAAACATTAAATGCCGTTAATGCCATGGTTCATGGTTCTGAAAGGGTTCAAAAAGGTGTTTCTTTGTCAAACGAGTCAGGAACCGTGTTGGGAGCCATTATCGAAAGTTCCCACCTCTCCACAGAAATGGTCAAAGAAATTGTAAAAGCCACCAAAGAGCAATCCAGGGGAATACAAGAAGTGGATAAGGCCATGGTGCAAATTAAAGAAATGGTTCAACAAATCAATCGGGCCACGCATGAACAGGAAAGCGCAAGCGTTGAAATTACAAAGGCAGTTGAAAATATGCGCGTATTGGGACACGAGGTGAAAAGATCAACCCAGGAACAAAGCAAAGGAAGCAAATTGATAACAACAGCAGTGGAGAAGGTTACTGAAATGATTAATCACATTTTAGAGGCTACCCAGGAACAAAGCCAAGGAAGTGAACGAATAAACCATGCTCTTGAAATTTTCAAGGAAACTGCTGAAGAAAACGTTCATCGAGTCGCAGAAATGAATAATTTTGTTGGAACCCTAACCTCCCGTTCCCAACAGTTAGAGCAGGAAATTAAAAAATTCAAACTCTAA
- a CDS encoding transporter produces the protein MKLRLKPGFVFFVFLCFFPLTPSTSSAVRPFFITEDAIPIERGKSRLETGISFQRYDSDDRRFPWVVDFTQGVINNLDFGVSVPVIFKSGRDSSDGIGDIRIKSKLRFLKGREANPLSLSSQLFIKFPSCDRSKNLSPECTGEPDVGLIGIASKEFFPILVHLNLGYVLTGNPNNQSFRDVFQYSLAFDILTVIDPLHVIAELAGETQRNPSQPTDSVAVQFGALYQLISALSIDGSFGFGLTDASPDVFVNTGVTYRF, from the coding sequence GTGAAACTCCGTCTGAAACCCGGCTTTGTTTTTTTTGTTTTCCTTTGTTTTTTTCCATTAACCCCTTCTACATCCTCTGCGGTTCGTCCATTCTTTATAACCGAAGATGCCATTCCCATAGAAAGGGGAAAGTCCAGACTGGAAACAGGTATATCCTTTCAACGGTATGATTCCGATGACCGGAGGTTTCCTTGGGTGGTGGATTTTACTCAGGGGGTCATCAATAATTTGGATTTTGGTGTCTCGGTTCCAGTTATTTTTAAATCGGGGAGGGATTCATCCGATGGCATTGGAGATATTCGAATTAAATCAAAGCTTCGGTTTTTGAAAGGAAGGGAAGCCAACCCGCTGTCGCTGTCGTCACAACTTTTTATAAAATTTCCTTCCTGTGATCGTAGTAAAAACTTGAGCCCTGAATGTACTGGCGAACCCGATGTAGGGTTGATTGGAATTGCCAGTAAGGAGTTTTTTCCTATTCTGGTGCATCTGAATTTGGGGTATGTTTTAACCGGGAATCCGAATAATCAGTCGTTTAGAGATGTATTTCAATATTCCCTGGCTTTTGATATTTTAACCGTGATTGATCCCTTACATGTCATTGCCGAGCTTGCAGGAGAGACCCAGCGCAATCCCAGTCAACCTACGGATTCAGTAGCGGTTCAGTTTGGGGCTTTATATCAATTGATTTCCGCCTTATCGATTGACGGATCATTTGGATTTGGTTTAACAGACGCCAGTCCGGATGTTTTTGTAAACACCGGCGTGACTTACCGGTTTTAG
- the tsaA gene encoding tRNA (N6-threonylcarbamoyladenosine(37)-N6)-methyltransferase TrmO, with the protein MDFTYTPIGVIHTPYKTLENIPKSLGEAPTAEGIIEIDPVYEEGLIDIDGFSHLLVIFAFHLSRVKPLKVIPPMQKKEKGVFATRSPHRPNAIGILTVKLLKREGRRLFVRGVDVLDKTPVLDIKPYLKHFNSRPDAQQGWLDQK; encoded by the coding sequence ATGGATTTCACTTATACTCCCATTGGGGTCATTCACACCCCTTATAAGACTTTGGAGAACATTCCAAAGAGTCTGGGTGAAGCGCCCACGGCAGAGGGAATCATTGAGATTGACCCTGTCTATGAAGAGGGGCTGATAGACATCGACGGGTTTTCACATCTTCTGGTTATTTTCGCCTTTCACCTGAGCAGGGTCAAACCACTGAAAGTGATCCCGCCGATGCAAAAGAAGGAGAAAGGGGTATTTGCCACCCGGTCTCCCCATCGCCCGAACGCCATCGGCATTCTGACGGTAAAGCTTCTCAAGCGTGAGGGGAGGAGACTGTTTGTCCGTGGGGTGGATGTGTTGGATAAAACGCCGGTCTTGGATATAAAACCCTACCTTAAGCATTTCAACAGCCGCCCCGACGCGCAACAGGGTTGGCTAGATCAAAAGTAG